In Flavobacterium sp. WV_118_3, one DNA window encodes the following:
- a CDS encoding efflux RND transporter permease subunit: MKLAEISIKRPSLIVVLFTILTLGGLFSYGLLGYELIPKFENNVISISTIYPGASPGEVENTVTKKIEDAISSLENIKKIDSKSYESLSVVAIQLNNNANVDYALNDAQRKINAVLSDLPDDVKQPSLSKFSFSDLPIMTIAANAKMNEAEFFDLIDKKISPILSRVNGVAQIRLIGGQEREIQVNMDANKMKGYGLSIPQVQQGILTSNLDFPTGSIQTRDQKILIRLAGKYKTVDELRNLIVSDNKGVQIRLMDIADVQDTQKDVEKIARVNEKNAIILQVIKQSDANAVEVSENIQALLNKLRVDYKEQQLQLDIANDSSVFTLQAADSVIHDLILAVILVALVMLFFLHSVRNSLIVMVSIPASLIATFIGFVFLDYTLNLMSLLGLSLVVGILVDDAIVVLENIYRHMEMGKNRVRAAYDATSEIGGTVVSITLVIVVVFLPIAMSTGLVSNIITQFCVTVIISTLLSLLSSFTIVPWLSSRFGKLEHIEGKNLFGRIILGFEKILTRFTNWVSDILVWCLGHKKTTLGIVAGLFFASLYMVAGGYVGGEFFARSDAGEFLVQIEMPKDASLEQTNFMTQKAEDFLKKQKEVKSLITTVGQTSEGFGGTQATAYKSEIRVKLVDQDQREDDSYVYAAKTKLKMQNVLVGPKIKTVGMSIMGTAEEAPLALVVTGTTLDSAMVFAKAAEKELYKIKGASEIKLSVETGNPEVNVQVDRDKMAALGLTLQTVGMTMQTAFSGNTDGKYRAGEYEYDINIRYNTFDRKNINDVSNLIFVNNKGEQIKLSQFATVKEGSGPSQLERRDKSASVTVQGQTVGRPTGTVAAEWQSAFEKLHKPTGVNYVWSGDMENQTEGFGTLGFALLAAIILVYLVMVGLYDSYVHPFVVLFSVPLSFIGALLALGLTNNSLNIFTILGIIMLIGLVCKNAIMLVDFTNQRRAAGESIHDALIQANHARLRPILMTTIAMVFGMLPIALASGAGAEWKNGLAWVIIGGLISSLFLTLVIVPVIYDIMEKIVHKFSKGKATDYAQLMVEDYVPNEVSEDGFTPTHKM, encoded by the coding sequence ATGAAATTAGCAGAAATATCCATAAAACGCCCGTCACTAATTGTCGTTCTCTTTACGATTCTGACATTAGGGGGATTGTTCAGCTACGGCCTTTTGGGCTACGAGTTGATCCCGAAATTCGAAAATAATGTAATCAGTATTTCGACCATCTATCCGGGGGCTTCTCCTGGTGAGGTGGAAAATACAGTGACTAAAAAAATTGAGGATGCGATTTCCTCTTTGGAGAACATTAAAAAAATTGACTCCAAATCGTACGAAAGTTTATCCGTTGTAGCGATCCAGTTAAACAATAATGCCAATGTGGATTATGCGTTAAATGACGCGCAACGTAAGATTAACGCGGTATTGAGTGACCTTCCGGACGACGTAAAACAACCGTCATTAAGTAAGTTCTCCTTTAGTGATTTACCAATCATGACCATTGCCGCCAATGCCAAAATGAACGAGGCCGAATTTTTCGACTTAATCGATAAAAAGATCAGCCCGATTTTATCCCGTGTAAATGGTGTGGCGCAGATCCGTTTAATTGGTGGTCAGGAGCGTGAAATCCAGGTAAACATGGATGCCAACAAAATGAAAGGCTACGGTTTATCGATTCCGCAAGTACAACAAGGAATCCTTACGTCCAATTTGGATTTCCCTACCGGAAGTATCCAAACACGTGATCAGAAAATTTTGATCCGTTTGGCCGGTAAATATAAAACAGTAGACGAATTACGAAATCTGATTGTGTCCGATAATAAAGGCGTTCAAATTCGTCTAATGGATATCGCCGATGTACAGGATACCCAAAAAGACGTAGAAAAAATTGCTCGTGTAAATGAGAAAAATGCAATCATCCTTCAGGTAATCAAACAATCCGATGCGAATGCCGTGGAAGTGAGTGAGAATATTCAGGCTTTACTCAACAAGCTACGCGTCGATTATAAAGAGCAGCAGTTGCAATTGGATATCGCAAACGACAGCTCGGTGTTTACACTTCAGGCAGCCGATTCGGTTATCCACGATTTGATTCTTGCGGTGATCCTGGTAGCCCTTGTAATGTTGTTCTTCCTTCACAGTGTACGTAACTCGTTGATCGTAATGGTATCTATTCCGGCTTCGTTAATCGCAACGTTTATCGGATTTGTATTCCTTGATTATACGTTAAACTTAATGAGTTTATTAGGTCTTTCTCTTGTAGTAGGTATCCTTGTGGATGACGCGATTGTGGTATTGGAGAATATATACAGGCACATGGAGATGGGTAAAAACCGGGTTCGCGCCGCGTATGATGCGACGTCCGAAATCGGTGGAACCGTAGTTTCGATTACCTTGGTTATCGTGGTGGTATTCTTACCGATCGCGATGAGTACCGGATTGGTATCGAACATTATCACACAGTTCTGTGTGACCGTAATTATCTCAACCTTATTATCGTTACTTTCTTCCTTTACCATTGTACCGTGGTTATCATCCCGTTTCGGTAAACTGGAGCATATTGAAGGTAAAAACTTATTTGGACGTATCATTTTAGGATTCGAAAAAATATTAACCCGTTTCACCAACTGGGTAAGTGATATTTTGGTTTGGTGTTTAGGTCATAAGAAAACGACCTTAGGAATTGTTGCCGGTTTATTCTTTGCCTCCTTATATATGGTTGCCGGAGGATATGTAGGTGGTGAGTTCTTCGCGCGTTCGGATGCCGGTGAATTCTTAGTGCAAATTGAAATGCCAAAAGATGCTTCATTGGAGCAAACCAACTTTATGACGCAAAAAGCGGAAGATTTCCTTAAAAAACAAAAAGAAGTAAAAAGTTTGATCACCACTGTAGGACAAACCAGTGAAGGTTTTGGTGGAACACAGGCAACCGCTTATAAATCGGAAATCCGTGTAAAATTAGTGGATCAGGATCAACGGGAGGATGACTCATATGTATATGCGGCGAAGACCAAACTGAAAATGCAAAACGTTTTGGTAGGTCCGAAAATCAAAACCGTAGGTATGAGTATCATGGGGACTGCCGAAGAAGCGCCGTTGGCGTTGGTGGTTACCGGTACCACTTTAGACAGCGCGATGGTTTTTGCCAAAGCAGCCGAAAAAGAATTATATAAAATTAAAGGAGCTTCGGAGATTAAATTATCCGTTGAAACCGGAAACCCGGAGGTTAACGTTCAGGTGGATCGTGATAAAATGGCTGCTTTAGGTCTTACACTTCAAACTGTAGGTATGACGATGCAAACCGCTTTTAGTGGAAATACCGATGGTAAATACCGTGCCGGAGAATACGAATACGATATCAATATCCGATACAATACTTTCGACAGAAAGAACATCAACGATGTAAGTAACCTTATCTTCGTTAATAATAAAGGAGAACAAATCAAATTATCGCAATTTGCTACGGTAAAAGAAGGATCTGGACCGAGTCAGTTGGAGCGTCGTGATAAGAGTGCTTCGGTTACCGTTCAGGGACAAACTGTTGGACGTCCAACCGGTACTGTTGCTGCAGAATGGCAATCGGCTTTCGAAAAATTACACAAACCAACCGGAGTAAACTATGTTTGGAGTGGTGATATGGAAAACCAAACCGAAGGTTTCGGTACCTTAGGGTTTGCATTATTAGCAGCGATTATCTTGGTTTACCTGGTAATGGTGGGACTTTACGACAGTTACGTTCACCCATTCGTGGTATTGTTCTCGGTTCCGTTATCGTTTATCGGTGCGTTACTGGCCTTAGGTTTAACCAACAACTCGTTGAATATCTTTACCATCCTGGGGATCATCATGTTGATTGGATTGGTGTGTAAGAATGCGATTATGTTGGTCGACTTTACCAACCAACGTCGTGCAGCCGGTGAATCAATTCACGATGCCTTAATTCAGGCAAACCATGCGCGTCTTCGTCCGATTTTGATGACGACCATCGCGATGGTATTCGGTATGTTACCGATTGCATTAGCTTCGGGTGCCGGTGCTGAATGGAAAAACGGTTTGGCCTGGGTTATTATTGGAGGTTTGATCAGTTCGTTATTCCTGACCTTGGTTATCGTTCCGGTAATCTATGACATCATGGAAAAAATCGTTCATAAATTCTCAAAAGGAAAAGCAACCGATTATGCACAGTTGATGGTAGAAGACTATGTTCCGAACGAAGTAAGTGAGGACGGTTTTACACCAACACATAAAATGTAA
- a CDS encoding efflux RND transporter periplasmic adaptor subunit, with protein MKRKIITAVVILGSLGLIAYVLSSNKAKNEEKTAVVAETNATVVVKIDTVKTQPVSLDFVANGNFYPSQELNFSAENSGRVTKVLVDEGTPVRIGQTLAIIKADKINVDLQNAEASYQNAATDAQRFESAYKTGGVTKQQLDQAKLALANAKAHLQQARITLGDASIKSSINGIVNKRFIEPGSVVSPGTQLFELVNVSTLKLKVTVSEDQIAGLKIGSPIKVKASVYPDKEFSGKITFIAPKADSSLNFPVEIEIANNTGNDLKAGMYGTALFSSSSDKTPLMIVPRNAFVGSVSANQVFVMQKDGTAKMKNVTAGRIIGEKVEILNGLSDGDIVITSGQINLTDGAKVTVLK; from the coding sequence ATGAAAAGAAAAATTATCACAGCAGTCGTTATATTAGGTTCTTTAGGCCTGATCGCTTATGTGTTAAGCAGCAATAAAGCAAAGAATGAAGAGAAAACAGCCGTGGTTGCCGAAACCAATGCTACGGTTGTTGTCAAAATTGACACGGTAAAAACGCAACCGGTTTCTCTGGATTTCGTAGCCAACGGAAATTTCTATCCGTCTCAGGAATTGAATTTTTCGGCCGAAAACTCCGGAAGAGTAACCAAAGTTTTAGTGGACGAAGGGACTCCGGTACGTATCGGACAAACGTTAGCGATTATCAAAGCCGATAAAATCAACGTGGATTTACAAAATGCAGAAGCTTCGTATCAGAATGCCGCTACCGACGCGCAACGTTTTGAAAGCGCTTATAAAACCGGTGGTGTTACCAAACAACAGTTGGATCAGGCAAAACTGGCACTTGCCAATGCCAAAGCGCATTTGCAACAAGCCCGAATCACATTGGGTGATGCGAGTATCAAATCGTCTATCAACGGAATCGTAAACAAACGTTTTATCGAACCGGGATCGGTAGTTTCGCCAGGAACTCAATTGTTCGAACTGGTAAACGTATCGACGTTAAAATTAAAAGTAACGGTAAGCGAAGATCAGATCGCCGGACTTAAAATCGGTTCACCGATTAAAGTAAAAGCCAGTGTTTATCCGGATAAAGAATTCAGCGGAAAAATCACATTTATCGCGCCAAAAGCCGATAGCAGCCTGAACTTCCCGGTAGAAATCGAAATCGCAAACAATACCGGAAACGACCTAAAAGCGGGTATGTACGGTACGGCTTTATTCTCCTCATCGAGCGACAAAACACCATTAATGATTGTACCACGTAACGCCTTCGTAGGAAGTGTGAGCGCCAATCAGGTTTTTGTAATGCAAAAAGACGGAACCGCGAAAATGAAAAATGTAACCGCTGGACGAATCATTGGAGAAAAAGTGGAAATCCTTAACGGATTAAGCGATGGGGATATTGTGATCACTAGTGGTCAGATCAACTTAACTGATGGTGCAAAAGTTACGGTTTTAAAATAG
- a CDS encoding polyprenyl synthetase family protein: MHPVSYYQTLIAEHFSKLSIEKEPRNLYDPIVYILSLGGKRMRPVLTLMAAEIFDTDANQAMAAATAVELFHNFSLIHDDIMDDAPLRRGNETVHEKWDINTGILSGDAMLILAYQYFEQYEPRIFSALARLFSKTALEVCEGQQWDVDFEQRDDVTIPEYLKMIEYKTAVLVGAAMKMGAIVAGTTVENADLIYDFGLNLGIAFQLQDDYLDAFGNPLTFGKQVGGDIIENKKTYLYLKALEFANAGTKAELQHLFSIQPVDNSDKITSVKNIFIETGAAKVTQEAIAMYTLKAFETLEKMNISEAKKQELKDFGENLMKRQV; this comes from the coding sequence ATGCACCCAGTAAGTTATTATCAGACGCTCATTGCAGAACACTTTTCAAAACTTTCGATCGAAAAAGAACCGAGGAATTTATACGACCCGATTGTCTATATTTTATCGTTGGGAGGAAAGCGGATGCGACCGGTTTTAACCCTGATGGCGGCAGAAATTTTCGATACCGATGCCAATCAGGCAATGGCTGCGGCAACCGCAGTGGAGTTGTTTCATAATTTTTCGCTGATTCACGACGATATTATGGACGATGCGCCGTTGCGAAGAGGAAATGAAACGGTTCACGAAAAGTGGGACATCAATACCGGGATTTTGTCAGGTGATGCGATGCTGATTCTGGCCTATCAATATTTTGAACAATACGAACCCCGTATTTTTTCGGCCCTTGCAAGGCTGTTCAGTAAAACTGCTTTGGAGGTTTGTGAAGGACAACAATGGGATGTTGATTTCGAACAGCGAGACGATGTGACCATTCCGGAATACCTGAAAATGATCGAATACAAAACCGCAGTGTTGGTAGGAGCGGCCATGAAAATGGGCGCGATCGTTGCGGGAACAACCGTTGAAAATGCCGATCTGATATACGATTTTGGATTAAATCTGGGGATTGCCTTCCAGTTGCAGGACGATTATCTGGATGCTTTTGGCAATCCGCTGACTTTTGGAAAACAGGTAGGGGGTGACATTATCGAAAACAAAAAAACCTATTTGTATTTAAAAGCACTGGAATTTGCCAATGCCGGAACCAAAGCCGAATTGCAACATTTGTTTTCGATTCAGCCGGTAGATAACAGTGATAAAATTACGTCGGTGAAAAATATTTTTATCGAAACGGGAGCGGCCAAAGTGACGCAGGAAGCGATTGCGATGTATACATTAAAAGCATTCGAGACCCTTGAAAAAATGAATATTTCCGAAGCGAAAAAACAGGAACTAAAAGATTTCGGGGAAAACCTGATGAAACGACAGGTATAA
- a CDS encoding TetR/AcrR family transcriptional regulator, whose product MKNEILEKASDMFLNLGFKSVTMDDIASEMGISKKTIYEHYATKVELVKAATTYLFEKISSGIDEICALGKNPIEELFDIKDYVQHNIKEENSSTIFQLQKYYPKIHDCLKSLQFEKMDTCVINNLNRGKEAGLFRQEIDVDFIGRIYYASAMSTMDIELFPEKMYTRKELDEKLLEYHVRGIATPKGLETLEKLLINQ is encoded by the coding sequence ATGAAAAACGAAATTTTAGAGAAAGCATCCGACATGTTCCTGAATCTGGGCTTTAAAAGTGTGACGATGGATGATATCGCTTCTGAAATGGGTATTTCAAAAAAAACCATTTACGAACACTACGCTACAAAAGTAGAATTAGTAAAAGCTGCGACTACCTATTTGTTTGAAAAAATATCGTCCGGCATTGACGAGATCTGCGCATTGGGTAAAAATCCAATCGAAGAATTATTCGATATTAAAGATTATGTGCAGCACAATATAAAAGAGGAAAACTCCTCTACCATTTTCCAGTTACAGAAATACTATCCTAAAATCCACGATTGTTTAAAATCGCTTCAATTTGAAAAAATGGACACTTGTGTGATCAACAACCTGAACCGCGGTAAAGAAGCCGGGTTATTCCGTCAGGAGATCGATGTGGATTTTATTGGACGTATTTATTACGCCAGCGCCATGAGCACCATGGACATTGAATTGTTCCCGGAAAAAATGTACACTCGTAAGGAACTGGATGAAAAACTGTTGGAATACCACGTTCGGGGTATTGCCACCCCGAAAGGGCTTGAAACCTTAGAAAAATTACTCATTAATCAATAA
- a CDS encoding toxin-antitoxin system YwqK family antitoxin yields MKKNLIAGLLLFSGVIFAQNVEPKYEIVGNLVKATYYYDNGQLKQEGFYKDAKPHGKWASFNEDGSKQAIGEYADGQKTGKWFFWNKATLSEVDYSNSRISDIKNWKQEALVNRN; encoded by the coding sequence ATGAAAAAGAACTTAATTGCCGGATTGTTGCTGTTTTCTGGAGTGATTTTCGCTCAAAATGTAGAACCTAAATATGAGATTGTCGGTAATTTAGTCAAGGCGACCTATTATTATGATAATGGTCAGTTGAAACAGGAAGGCTTTTACAAAGATGCAAAACCGCATGGGAAATGGGCTTCGTTTAACGAAGACGGATCCAAACAGGCGATAGGAGAATATGCTGACGGACAAAAAACCGGAAAATGGTTTTTTTGGAATAAAGCGACACTAAGTGAAGTAGATTATTCCAACAGCAGAATTTCTGATATCAAAAACTGGAAACAGGAAGCGTTGGTGAACAGAAATTAA
- a CDS encoding 2-oxoglutarate dehydrogenase E1 component, translated as MDRFSFLNAAHTAFFADLYDQYLQNPDSVEPSWRSFFQGFDFASEYSEGPVEQLAAVANGQADCSIVSDKLQKEFNVLKLIDGYRTRGHLFTKTNPVRDRRIFTPSLAIENFGLTTADLNTVFDAARVVNLNPCTLQEILNHLNKVYCESIGVEYMYIRDPEVIEWIQKRLDINDNHPSFNADQKKRILKKLNEAVSFENFLHTKYVGQKRFSLEGCESAIPALDALIETAAEKGVEQFVMGMAHRGRLNVLANVFGKATQDIFSEFDGKDYDDDALFDGDVKYHLGLTANRTTQTGKNININLAPNPSHLETVGAVIEGIARAKQDRYFPNDTTKVLPIAVHGDAAVAGQGIVYEIVQMAKLDGYKTNGTIHLVINNQVGFTTNYLDARSSTYCTDIAKVTLSPVLHVNADDAEAVVHAMLFALDYRMEFGSDVFIDLLGYRKYGHNEGDEPRFTQPQLYKIISKHKNARDIYAEKLKAENVIDSNYVGALEAEYKAGLEENLEASRKKDLTIITPFMQDEWKGFEQVSDEGMLQKFDTKVDKAVLTDIAKVVTELPSDKKFISKIQKLINDRKTMFFETDKLDWAMGEMLAYGSLLTEGYDVRISGQDVERGTFSHRHAVVKVEDSEEEVVLLNQLKDQKGKFYIYNSLLSEYGVVGFDYGYALASPNTLTIWEAQFGDFSNGAQIMIDQYISAAEDKWNNQNGLVMLLPHGYENQGAEHSSARMERYLQLCAKHNMYVADCTTPANFFHLLRRQMVTKFRKPLIVFTPKSLLRHPLAVSSIEEFATGNFQEVIDDVTVNPNDVKSVVFCTGKFYYDLLAEREEKGRNDVALVRIEQLFPLPVEQLKEVLAKYPNADDFVWAQEEPKNMGAYGYMLMNFNEVKFRLASPKAYSAPAAGSYTRSKKRHANAIAMVFDKNLFN; from the coding sequence ATGGATAGGTTTTCCTTTTTAAACGCGGCACACACTGCATTTTTTGCAGATTTATACGATCAATATTTACAAAATCCAGATAGCGTTGAACCAAGTTGGAGGAGTTTCTTCCAGGGGTTCGATTTTGCGAGCGAATATAGCGAAGGTCCGGTTGAGCAACTGGCAGCAGTAGCAAATGGACAAGCCGATTGTTCTATTGTTTCGGACAAATTACAAAAAGAATTTAACGTTTTAAAATTGATTGATGGTTATCGTACCCGTGGTCATTTGTTTACCAAAACAAACCCGGTTCGCGACAGACGAATTTTTACGCCATCATTGGCAATTGAAAATTTCGGATTAACCACAGCCGATCTAAACACTGTTTTCGATGCAGCGCGGGTAGTAAACCTTAACCCATGTACGCTTCAGGAAATTTTAAACCACCTGAATAAAGTATACTGCGAGTCTATCGGAGTAGAATATATGTATATCCGTGACCCGGAAGTGATTGAATGGATTCAGAAAAGACTGGACATTAACGACAATCACCCCAGTTTTAATGCGGATCAGAAAAAACGAATCCTTAAAAAATTAAACGAAGCGGTTTCTTTCGAAAACTTCCTTCATACGAAATACGTTGGACAAAAACGTTTCTCATTGGAAGGATGTGAGTCGGCGATTCCGGCATTGGATGCTTTGATCGAGACGGCAGCTGAAAAAGGAGTGGAGCAGTTTGTAATGGGAATGGCACACAGAGGTCGTTTGAATGTACTGGCCAATGTTTTCGGAAAAGCAACTCAGGATATTTTCTCGGAATTTGACGGAAAAGATTATGACGATGATGCCTTGTTCGATGGAGACGTAAAATACCACTTGGGATTAACAGCAAACCGTACCACACAAACCGGAAAAAATATCAATATTAACCTGGCGCCAAACCCGTCGCACCTGGAAACAGTTGGAGCGGTAATCGAAGGGATCGCCAGAGCCAAACAAGATCGTTATTTCCCGAACGATACGACAAAAGTATTGCCAATCGCCGTTCATGGTGATGCCGCAGTAGCCGGACAGGGAATTGTATACGAAATCGTTCAGATGGCAAAACTGGACGGTTATAAAACCAACGGAACGATTCACTTAGTGATCAATAATCAGGTTGGATTTACAACGAATTATTTAGACGCGCGTTCGTCTACGTACTGTACCGATATTGCCAAAGTAACCTTGTCGCCGGTACTACACGTAAATGCAGATGATGCAGAAGCAGTAGTGCACGCGATGTTGTTCGCCTTGGATTACCGTATGGAATTTGGATCCGATGTATTTATCGATCTTTTAGGATATAGAAAATATGGCCATAACGAAGGTGATGAGCCTCGTTTTACACAGCCGCAACTTTATAAAATCATCTCAAAACATAAAAATGCAAGAGATATTTATGCAGAGAAATTAAAAGCAGAAAATGTAATCGACAGTAACTATGTTGGAGCATTGGAAGCCGAATATAAAGCGGGATTGGAAGAAAATCTGGAAGCTTCCCGTAAAAAAGATTTAACGATCATCACACCGTTTATGCAGGATGAATGGAAAGGATTTGAGCAGGTGAGTGATGAAGGAATGTTACAGAAATTCGATACGAAAGTAGACAAAGCAGTCTTAACTGATATTGCTAAAGTTGTAACCGAATTACCGTCTGATAAGAAATTTATCAGCAAAATTCAGAAACTGATTAACGACAGAAAAACCATGTTCTTCGAAACGGACAAGTTAGACTGGGCAATGGGCGAAATGTTAGCTTATGGTTCCCTGTTAACCGAAGGATACGATGTGCGTATCTCTGGTCAGGACGTAGAACGCGGAACCTTCTCACACCGTCATGCAGTTGTAAAAGTGGAAGATTCAGAAGAAGAAGTGGTATTGTTAAACCAGTTAAAAGATCAAAAAGGAAAATTCTATATCTATAACTCGTTATTATCGGAATACGGAGTTGTAGGTTTTGATTACGGATATGCTTTGGCTAGCCCGAATACCTTAACAATCTGGGAAGCACAGTTCGGAGATTTCTCGAACGGAGCGCAAATCATGATCGATCAGTATATTTCGGCTGCAGAAGATAAATGGAACAACCAAAACGGATTGGTAATGTTGTTACCGCACGGATACGAAAACCAGGGTGCAGAACACTCTTCGGCCCGTATGGAGCGTTATTTGCAGTTGTGTGCCAAACACAATATGTATGTAGCGGATTGTACCACTCCGGCGAATTTCTTCCACTTGTTGCGTAGACAAATGGTAACCAAGTTCCGTAAACCATTGATTGTATTCACACCGAAGAGTTTGTTACGTCATCCGTTAGCGGTTTCTTCCATTGAGGAATTTGCAACCGGAAACTTCCAGGAAGTGATCGACGACGTAACGGTAAACCCGAACGATGTAAAATCGGTTGTTTTCTGTACGGGTAAATTCTATTACGACCTATTGGCCGAAAGAGAAGAAAAAGGAAGAAACGATGTGGCTTTGGTACGAATCGAACAATTATTCCCGTTACCGGTTGAACAATTAAAAGAAGTATTGGCGAAATATCCGAATGCCGACGATTTCGTTTGGGCACAGGAAGAACCGAAAAACATGGGAGCTTACGGCTATATGCTAATGAATTTTAACGAAGTGAAATTCCGTTTAGCATCGCCAAAAGCTTACAGTGCGCCGGCAGCAGGAAGTTATACCCGTTCCAAAAAACGTCATGCCAATGCAATTGCGATGGTTTTTGACAAAAATTTATTCAATTAA
- a CDS encoding TolC family protein → MKTRITIALLFFAILSQAQVQRLSLKDALKYALENKADAKKAKLEVENSNHKIAEVRSRALPQISLNGSLTYNPILQLNALPGDFFGQPGTTILAPLGQKWNSVGGASLTQNIFDYSVFTGLKAAKSTREFYQVNAQLTEEQVIEKVANAYYQVFVQKQKLNTIDSTLENTTKVRNIIDGQFKNGLAKKIDLDRVNVKLINLNSTRQQLVNGVQMQENSLKFLIGLPASTPIEIVKEDIQVKPFLNETPSVTNRSEYQLLEKQKTLLKYQKESFVAEHYPTLSLTANYNYIGQGPVMPLGAKPADGVYWSDFSAIGLNLKIPVFTGFATRSKVRQADISLQKIEEDLKDSELALGLEFENAKSQLNNSLITINNQKENVTLAQEVFSNTKNNYVNGLASLTDLLDSENALTEAKNNYTSALLEYKMAEIQIIKSKGELKSLLNQ, encoded by the coding sequence ATGAAAACAAGAATAACAATTGCGTTATTATTTTTTGCCATTCTCTCCCAGGCTCAGGTACAGCGTTTGTCGTTAAAGGACGCGCTGAAATATGCTTTGGAAAATAAAGCCGACGCCAAAAAGGCCAAGCTGGAAGTGGAAAACAGTAATCACAAAATAGCCGAAGTACGTTCCCGTGCCTTACCGCAAATCAGTTTGAACGGAAGCCTTACTTATAATCCTATCCTACAGTTAAATGCCTTACCGGGTGATTTCTTCGGACAACCGGGTACGACAATTTTGGCTCCGTTAGGCCAAAAATGGAATTCGGTTGGTGGCGCTTCCCTAACTCAGAATATTTTCGATTATTCGGTGTTTACGGGTTTAAAAGCAGCCAAATCAACACGTGAGTTCTATCAGGTAAATGCACAGTTAACCGAAGAGCAGGTGATCGAAAAAGTAGCCAATGCCTACTATCAGGTATTTGTACAAAAACAAAAATTAAACACGATCGACAGCACATTGGAAAACACAACCAAAGTGCGTAACATCATCGACGGTCAGTTTAAAAACGGATTGGCTAAAAAAATCGATCTGGATCGGGTAAATGTTAAATTGATCAACCTAAACTCTACCAGACAACAGTTAGTCAATGGTGTACAAATGCAGGAAAACTCGTTAAAGTTCCTAATTGGCTTACCGGCTTCTACACCTATCGAAATCGTAAAAGAAGACATTCAGGTTAAACCGTTTTTAAACGAAACACCATCGGTTACCAACCGTTCCGAATATCAATTACTTGAAAAACAAAAAACACTTTTAAAATACCAAAAAGAGTCTTTTGTAGCCGAGCATTATCCAACGCTTTCGCTTACGGCCAACTATAACTATATCGGACAAGGTCCTGTGATGCCTTTGGGTGCCAAACCAGCCGATGGCGTATACTGGTCGGATTTCTCTGCCATCGGATTAAACCTTAAAATCCCTGTATTCACTGGTTTTGCAACACGTTCTAAAGTAAGACAGGCGGACATCAGTTTACAAAAAATCGAAGAAGACCTTAAAGATTCCGAACTGGCTTTAGGATTGGAATTCGAAAATGCTAAATCGCAATTGAACAACAGTTTGATCACGATCAACAATCAAAAAGAAAATGTGACGCTGGCGCAAGAAGTTTTCAGCAACACTAAAAACAATTACGTTAACGGACTGGCGTCTTTAACCGACCTATTGGATTCTGAAAATGCATTAACAGAAGCAAAAAACAACTACACTTCTGCCTTATTGGAGTACAAAATGGCCGAAATTCAGATCATCAAGTCCAAAGGAGAACTAAAATCACTTTTAAATCAATAA